The following nucleotide sequence is from Pseudomonadota bacterium.
TCTTTTAGTCTATACCAACGAAGACGGCGTGCGCCGGGACATCAACCCTTTCACCCACGGCTCGGCTCTCTACACCGATATCATGAAAACCGAGGCTTTAAAGCAGGCTCTCGACAAATACGGTTTCGACGCCGCTTTCGGCGGCGCCCGGCGCGACGAGGAAAAATCGCGGGCCAAGGAACGCATCTTTTCTTTTCGTACCGCCAGCCACCGCTGGGATCCCAAAAATCAACGGCCCGAACTTTGGAACCTCTACAACACCCGGGTCAAGCCCGGCGAAAGCATTCGCGTTTTTCCGCTTTCCAACTGGACCGAACTCGATGTCTGGCAATATATCTATCAGGAACAGATCCCCATCGTGCCGCTCTATTTCGCCGCCGAACGCCCGGTGGTCGAGCGCGACGGGATGCTGATTTTAGTCGATGACGACCGTCTGAAACTGGCGCCCGGCGAAGAAATCCGGTACAAAGTCGTGCGTTTTCGTACCCTGGGCTGTTATCCTTTGACCGGGGCCATCGAATCGGTTGCCGTCACTCTGGAGGAAATCGTGCGCGAAATGTTGCTGGCCCGGACCTCCGAACGCCAGGGTCGGCTCATTGATTTCGATACCGCCGGCTCCATGGAGCGCAAGAAACAGGAAGGCTATTTCTGATGTCGCAGTTATCCCGCAGCGCCTCAATCGAAGAA
It contains:
- the cysD gene encoding sulfate adenylyltransferase subunit CysD yields the protein MSETLTHLQLLEAESIHIMREVAAEFRNPVMLYSIGKDSAVMLHLARKAFYPGRIPFPLMHVDTTWKFREMITFRERMRSEHGFDLLVYTNEDGVRRDINPFTHGSALYTDIMKTEALKQALDKYGFDAAFGGARRDEEKSRAKERIFSFRTASHRWDPKNQRPELWNLYNTRVKPGESIRVFPLSNWTELDVWQYIYQEQIPIVPLYFAAERPVVERDGMLILVDDDRLKLAPGEEIRYKVVRFRTLGCYPLTGAIESVAVTLEEIVREMLLARTSERQGRLIDFDTAGSMERKKQEGYF